The genomic stretch CTTCCACTGCTTCGGCTGCCAGGAGGGCGGCGACACCATCACCTTCGTGATGAAGGTGGACCACCTCTCCTTCTCGGAGGCGGTCGAGCGCCTCGCCGCCCAGGCCGGCATCACGCTGCGCTACGAGGAGGGCGGGTACAACCCGGCGCACCAGCGCGGCGAGCGCATCCGCCTGGTCGAGGCGCACAAGATCGCCGCGCAGTGGTACGCCGAGCAGCTCGCCACCAGCCCCGAGGCCGAGACCGGCCGGCTCTTCCTCGCCGAGCGCGGCTTCGACCAGGCCGCCGCCGTCCACTTCGGCGTCGGCTACAGCCCGCAGGGCTGGGACCACCTCACCCGCTATCTGCGCGGCAAGGGCTTCACCGACAAGGAACTGCTCCTCTCCGGCATCTCCCAGGAGGGCCGCCGCGGCCCCATCGACCGCTTCCGTGGCCGCCTGATGTGGCCGATCCGGGACATCGGCGGCGAGGTCGTCGGCTTCGGCGCCCGCAAGCTGTACGAGGCGGACAACGGCCCGAAGTACCTGAACACACCCGAGACCCAGATCTACAGGAAGTCGCAGGTCCTGTACGGCATCGACCTGGCGAAGAAGGACATCGCCAAGGCCAGCCGGGCGGTGGTGGTCGAGGGCTACACGGACGTCATGGCCTGCCATCTGGCCGGGGTGACGACGGCCATCGCGACCTGCGGTACGGCTTTCGGCGGCGACCACATCAAGATCCTGCGCCGCCTGCTGATGGACAACGGCTCGGCCCGCGTGATCTTCACCTTCGACGGCGACGCGGCCGGGCAGAAGGCCGCCCTGCGCGCCTTCGAGGACGACCAGAAGTTCGCCGCCGAGACCTATATCGCGATCGCGCCGGACGGCATGGACCCGTGCGAACTGCGCCTCGCGAAGGGCGACGAGGCGGTGGCGGACCTGGCCGAACCCCGCACACCCCTCTTCGAGTTCGCACTCCGCCAGATCGTGAGCCGCTACGACCTGGACACGCCCGCGGGCCGGGCGGGCGCCCTGGACGAGGCGGCGCCCATCGTCGCCCGCATCAAGAACAGCGGCGCCCAGCACGAGGTCGCCGTCGAACTGGCCGGCATGCTCGGCATCCTCGACACCCAGTTCGTGGTCCGCCGCGTGGCCCAGCTGGCCCGCTGGGCGAGGGACCGCGGCGGAAAGGCCCCGCAGGACCGCCCGCGCGGCGCGGAGCAGCAGTGGCCGGCGCCGACCGCCCGCCCAGCCTCCTCCGGCCCGGCCCTCACCCTGCGCAACCCCGTCTACGCCGCCGAACGCGAACTGCTCAAACTCGCCCTGCAACGCCCTGAGTTGGTCTCCCCGGCCTTCGACGCCTACGGCCTGGACGAGTTCACCGCTCCTCCCTATGCCGCCGTCCGCCAGACGGTCGCCGAGGCGGGCGGCGCCGAGTACGGCGTCCAGGACCCGCAGGAGTATCTGGTCCGGGTCCGCGAGGCCGCGCCCGACGACACCGTCCGCGCGATGGTCACCGAACTGGCCGTGGAGCCGATCCTGCGGCGCACGGTGGACGAGGTCTACGCCGGCACGGTCCTGGTCCAGATCCGCCGTCGCGCCGTGGAACGCCGTATCCACGACATCCAGTCCCAGCTGACCCGCCTCGCCACGGGCGGCGACCCCGCCCAACTGTCCGCCGTTCAGAACGAGATGTGGATCCTCCAGCAGTACGACCAGGCGTTGCGGGAGCGGGGCGCGAAGGCGCTGTAGAGGCGCCTCCGCGGTGTCAGTCCTCCGGATACTGCGAGTCCGTGATGCCAAGGTGACGCAGGATCGCGTCGACCGACATCGTCAGGCTGTCCAGCTTCTCGGTGTGCTTGTCCTGCACCCGCGCCAGTTCGATCTGGCCGGTGAGGAGGACTCCCGCAGTCGTGCCGAGCTCCCTGAGCGTCTTGCCGTGCTCGATCTGTGTAGTCCGCAGAGCCTGGAGCAGCTGCATGTCCGCCCTGCGCTGCTCCTGAAGCGCGGCCACGTCCCGGTCGGAGTTCACAGCGAGATGCCTGGTGGCGGCCTGCTGTTCCACGACCTCGTCCACCCGCGCCTCCAGCGCCTCCAGGCGCCGCCGCAGCTCTTCCATCTCGCTCATGCCTTCCATCCTGCCCCAAGTCGGTGCGGGCCAATGCCCGCATATGCCAGTCGGATGGTCCAACGAGCTGAGTAACCGACCGGTCACGGACTGGGCGCCACCTCCGGATCACCTACCGGTCACGGATCGGATGCAAAAAGTCACCGCAAGCCCCTCGTGGCGGGGATGTGTCGTACTCCACACTGGGGGCGGTGCCCGAGTCCGCGGAGCGCAGGCCGTCGACTCTCCACTCCCGAAACCGCTGCCGCACACCTTCAGCAGTGATCATCCTGGAGGTCGCCCCCGTGCAGACCCAGACCCTCACCCAGACCGACAGTGCCACCGGCGCCACCGCGGACGAGCCGGACGCGGAGCCGGAAGTCCTCGTGGCCGTGCCCCCGCAGGGCCCCGCAGCCCGGCACCCGGAGACGGTGCCCGCCGAGCCGGCGGAACCGCCCGCGGAAGCGTTCACGGACGAGCCCGAGCAAGCCGGCGAACCACTGGAGGCCGCCGGGCTCGTCGAGACACCGATTGTGGCCCGGGTCGACACCGGCGGCCCCTCCGCCGACCTGTTCCGCCAGTACCTGCGCGAGATCGGCCGCATCCCGCTGCTCACGGCCGCCGAGGAGGTCGAACTCGCCCGCCGGGTCGAGGCCGGCCTGTTCGCCGAGGAGAAGCTGAGCAACACCCCTGACCTGGAAGGCCAGTTGGCGCTCGATCTGGACCGGCTCGTCGTCATGGGGCGGATGGCCAAGCGGCGGCTCATCGAGGCCAATCTGCGGCTCGTCGTGTCCGTCGCCAAACGGTACGTCGGCCGCGGCCTGACCATGCTCGACCTGGTCCAGGAAGGCAACCTCGGGCTGATCCGGGCGGTCGAGAAGTTCGACTACGCCCGCGGCTACAAGTTCTCGACGTACGCCACCTGGTGGATCCGCCAGGCCATGTCCCGGGCCCTGGCCGACCAGGCCCGCACCATCCGCGTCCCGGTCCATGTGGTCGAGCTGATCAACCGGGTCGTGCGGGTGCAGCGGCGCATGCTCCAGGAACGGGG from Streptomyces roseochromogenus subsp. oscitans DS 12.976 encodes the following:
- the dnaG gene encoding DNA primase; this encodes MAGRINDEDVKAVRDAVPIDAVVSEYLQLRSAGGGNLKGLCPFHDEKSPSFQVSPSKGLFHCFGCQEGGDTITFVMKVDHLSFSEAVERLAAQAGITLRYEEGGYNPAHQRGERIRLVEAHKIAAQWYAEQLATSPEAETGRLFLAERGFDQAAAVHFGVGYSPQGWDHLTRYLRGKGFTDKELLLSGISQEGRRGPIDRFRGRLMWPIRDIGGEVVGFGARKLYEADNGPKYLNTPETQIYRKSQVLYGIDLAKKDIAKASRAVVVEGYTDVMACHLAGVTTAIATCGTAFGGDHIKILRRLLMDNGSARVIFTFDGDAAGQKAALRAFEDDQKFAAETYIAIAPDGMDPCELRLAKGDEAVADLAEPRTPLFEFALRQIVSRYDLDTPAGRAGALDEAAPIVARIKNSGAQHEVAVELAGMLGILDTQFVVRRVAQLARWARDRGGKAPQDRPRGAEQQWPAPTARPASSGPALTLRNPVYAAERELLKLALQRPELVSPAFDAYGLDEFTAPPYAAVRQTVAEAGGAEYGVQDPQEYLVRVREAAPDDTVRAMVTELAVEPILRRTVDEVYAGTVLVQIRRRAVERRIHDIQSQLTRLATGGDPAQLSAVQNEMWILQQYDQALRERGAKAL
- a CDS encoding RNA polymerase sigma factor, producing MPESAERRPSTLHSRNRCRTPSAVIILEVAPVQTQTLTQTDSATGATADEPDAEPEVLVAVPPQGPAARHPETVPAEPAEPPAEAFTDEPEQAGEPLEAAGLVETPIVARVDTGGPSADLFRQYLREIGRIPLLTAAEEVELARRVEAGLFAEEKLSNTPDLEGQLALDLDRLVVMGRMAKRRLIEANLRLVVSVAKRYVGRGLTMLDLVQEGNLGLIRAVEKFDYARGYKFSTYATWWIRQAMSRALADQARTIRVPVHVVELINRVVRVQRRMLQERGYEPTPDEVADHLDLAPERVSEVLRLAQEPVSLHAPVGEEDDVALGDLIEDGDAASPVESAAFLLLREHLEAVLSTLGERERKVVQLRYGLIDGRPRTLEEIGRLFGVTRERIRQIESKTLNKLRDHAFADQLRGYLD